In Candidatus Nitrospira nitrosa, the genomic stretch CCTTGATCCGTGTTGAAGATCTCGGGGCAGCCATGCTGCGTGATCGCCTCTCGCACGGCGTCGAGACAGAAGTCCGTGGTCAACGTATTGGAGAGCCGCCAAGCCAACACTCGGCGACTGGCCCAGTCCAAGATAGCGAAGAGATACACGAAGCCGCGTCGCATCGGAATATAGGTGATATCGGCCGCCCAGACATGATTGGGACGACAGATCGTGAGATCACGGAGGAGATACGGGTAGATGGTGTGGGCCGGATGCCGCCGACTCAGATGCGGTTTCCGATACAGCGCCTCAATCCCCATCCTGCGCATGAGGGTGACCACCTGGCGTCGCCCAATGGCATGGCCCTCCTGCTGTAACAGATCGCGCAGCATCCGAGCCCCGGCAAAGGGATAGTTCAGATGCAGCTCGTCAATCCGCCGCATCAACGCCAGCGTCGTCTCGGAGGTCGGCGTCAGCTGGTAATAGGCGGTCGAGCGGGCCAGCTGCAGGAGTTGGCATTGCCGCACAACCGGCAAGGGATGCGTGCGATCGATCATCGCTTTGCGCTCAGCAAGCCGGCCTTGGTGAGCGCGCCTTCTAAAAAATCATTCTCCAAGGTCAGTTGCCCGATCTTCGCGTGCAGGGTCTTGAGATCCGGAGCCTCCGCTGATGGTTTCGTCCCACCAAATACGTCCGAGGCTCGCGCCAGCAACTGCTGTTTCCATTCTGTGATCTGGGTGGGGTGGACGCTGAATTGCTCGGCCAATTCGGCCAGGGTCTTATCCCCTTTGACCGCGGCCAACGCCACCTGTGCTTTAAAGGTGGCTCCGTGATTCCGTCTCGTGCGTTTCATTGCCTCGCTCCTTTGTGTCGCCACCTTCCGGTGGCGTTGGTGAAGCCAGGCTCCCACTTATCACACTGTCCGAATTTCCGAAGCCCTCTCTTATATCCATCATCAGATATCTTAATCCCCAAACTTGCTCCGCCAGAAATATCGAGCCAGGCTCCACGACGGAATACCTTCAGCACCTCTTTAGTCAGACGTTCCTGCGCCTCGTCATTTAACCGAAGAGCTTGAAGCGTGTTGCTCGGGACTCCTTGCGCAGTATCAAAACTTCCCGTTCCTTGCGTGATCATCAGCCGGTTTTCGATAAATAGCGCTGAACACTCCAGTAACCCCATCTGTTGCAAATATGCGGTTGACTTTGTTCCTTCCCT encodes the following:
- a CDS encoding IS3 family transposase (programmed frameshift) translates to MKRTRRNHGATFKAQVALAAVKGDKTLAELAEQFSVHPTQITEWKQQLLARASDVFGGTKPSAEAPDLKTLHAKIGQLTLENDFLGRRAHQGRLAERKAMIDRTHPLPVVRQCQLLQLARSTAYYQLTPTSETTLALMRRIDELHLNYPFAGARMLRDLLQQEGHAIGRRQVVTLMRRMGIEALYRKPHLSRRHPAHTIYPYLLRDLTICRPNHVWAADITYIPMRRGFVYLFAILDWASRRVLAWRLSNTLTTDFCLDAVREAITQHGCPEIFNTDQGCQFTSQEFTGLLKDHGIQISMDGKGCWRDNVFVERLWRSLKYEEVYLHAYDTVSTAYQGLERYLLFYNQTRPHQALDGQTPDQVYYDNLTTRRTAA